The segment CCTCGTGTCGCACCTCTTGCTCCTGACCAAGAGCACCCAGTCCTCGGTGGAGGTGCTGCCCGCGCTCGCGCTGCTGCCCCACCACGTCAAGATCCTCCCCGCCGAGGCGAGCGCGCTGATCGACGCGCCACCGTCCGACGCGGTCCTCGTCGACGGTCGCCACGACCTCGCCCAGGTGCGCAGCCTCACCCGAGTCATCCGCACGACCGGCATCGAGTGCCCGCTCGTGCTGATCCTCACCGAGGGCGGCCTCGCGGTCGCCGCCTCGGACTGGGGCATGGACGACGTCATCCTCACCACGGCAGGACCTGCCGAGCTGGAGGCACGCCTCCGCCTCGCCATGGGACGCGTGGCCGCCGGCCAGGACGGCGACGACGACTCCCACCTCATCGCCTCCAGCGGCCTGGTCGTCGACGAGGCCACCTACACCGCCAAGCTCGAGAACCGCACGCTCGACCTCACCTTCAAGGAGTTCGAGCTGCTCAAGTTCCTCGCCCAGCACCCCGGCCGGGTGTTCACCCGCCAGCAGCTGCTGCAGGAGGTGTGGGGCTACGACTACTTCGGCGGCACGCGCACGGTCGACGTCCACGTGCGTCGACTCCGCGCCAAGCTGGGCACCGAG is part of the Aeromicrobium sp. Leaf245 genome and harbors:
- a CDS encoding response regulator transcription factor, whose protein sequence is MSHLLLLTKSTQSSVEVLPALALLPHHVKILPAEASALIDAPPSDAVLVDGRHDLAQVRSLTRVIRTTGIECPLVLILTEGGLAVAASDWGMDDVILTTAGPAELEARLRLAMGRVAAGQDGDDDSHLIASSGLVVDEATYTAKLENRTLDLTFKEFELLKFLAQHPGRVFTRQQLLQEVWGYDYFGGTRTVDVHVRRLRAKLGTEHETLIGTVRNVGYRFVATTPDTEERPSQAASRVPGPGARA